The DNA segment ACATCGATGACATGGCAAGTGGATTTTATGTCGATAATGCCACGTGGATCAAAGTCAAGCGCCTGTAATGTACGGGACAAATTTTTTTACGGTCAAATGCGATGAGGGGATAAATTGGGTGGATTTTGGGGAGTTTAGGTGGTAAATAGGTTGTCCCTTGAgtttagggggtaaaatgaaaaaaaggtCAAGTACAGGGGGCTctatatgtattaagccttatatttttttagtgataaagtATCAAAAcatgtctatttttttttgtaaagtaTCAATTTAAATTCCACGTATAAAACAACACTAATATAgatttagggggcgtttggttcacaaggggtaagggaaaaggaatcaagaaagagAAACTAAAGGAAATGAAAGGAATAACCAGTAATTCCCCTATGtatttggatatgtttaggaaatggaatggggtaaagggaatccaattccctagagAGCATGAggtaatggcttaacctaaagtgagGTAATGGCTTAatttaaaatgggtaaagggaatgagttttttttttgtaaacaaacaagaacaaaaggGATGAAACCCTTtcattcccattcccattcctaaagaccccaaaccaaacgccccctcaAGGTTTAAAAAATGATACCAATTTAGACCTCGATAATAGAACGTGTCACGTTATTTATATTACTTCGTTAAGTTCTATCAATTATACGTGGAGAAAGAAATCAAAACGTAatagagtaatatgaatgacgtatCACGTTCCATTATCGAATACTGAATTgctaccattttttaaacgttaaacctatatttgtggtataagaaacactatagggggagTGACCTGTCACATCATACTTGTCACTAGGTTGTCGATATTCTACCATCTCTAATAGTTGCCTCCCTACTACTACGGGATGAGACCTCTGATGTAACACTGTTGTTTATCTATGAATGAGATCGTCCGTGTATTATTCACTCTAATGTGCCTTATGTGCTACTTGTGACTATGCATGAATGTATTGGTTGCCTATGCTCTTATCATGTATGTGTTGCTATATCGCTTATATAGGGCTTATATCTAACCATTATGTGTACCTATTGCAGATAGGTTGACTTAACTCTCTTGGCTGACTTACTTCAGGGAGCACAAGTAAGCGCCACACGGGCTCCCTCGACGGGCCCCGTGACACCAACCACCTTTATTTATACAAAAACCAAGCTCGGGGCATAATCATAAATTACATTTGTCTTTCATTCGTTCACATATAAATGCTGAAATTGTGGTCACACGGCGTGTGAAAGGGTCACACACTATGTTGACTTGCATTTTTGGTTGACGAGGATGAAATCATATAACTCATGCCATTTGGGGCTGTTTTTGCTCGTGTCAATGCATTCCACACGCCGCGTGGGATGCTTGTTGACTAGGGGACAATAACTCAGTTGACTTCTGAAATTTTATCAATATTGTCCAGTTCACACTCCATATGCCATGTGGAGTTCTTACATGTCGTGTAGCAGCTTGGAAAAAGAATTTCTTTCTTTCACATGGCGTGTGGTGATTTCTTTCTAGGCTTTTAGTATGTCTCTTGCATCTTGTGTGTGTTTCTTAAGCTTGTAAAATACAAACATTGAACCCGATattacttgatttatttatttatttgttttatttattacaaaaagagatttaaaatgactaaaattaactaaaagtacATTTTTATTACTTTcattgatttattgaaatacgtGTGAAATTAAACATTAAACTTAAATATTTGTTCAAGAATAAACCGTAAATTATCCTAAAAAATAGGGATAAAACGTTCTTATCACTAGCATCTTGACACAACTGAATTTGTGTCTTACCTAGATTCACTCGAACGCTTAGTGTGAATTAACATTCTTTCACCGgttatgtataaatatgtgAGCACCTTTAAATGGTAAAGTGTTTAAACACATAGCAAGACCTTTCATTTGGGCAAATAGTAAAACCATTACACATTCtacaataaaaagaaatatcGTTTCTTCGAAAACCGGTTGTCTTCTCTAAAATAGTGGGAGGATGGGTTTTCTAAATCCAATCAGAGAAAGACATACATCTGTTTGGAACAAACAGACTAATGAGTCATGGTTTGAAAAACTAGACTCTAAAACTTTGTTTCAGAGGCAATTGGGGGATCTTCCTCGAGATTCATGGGTCTTAATTTTGTTGTGAAGTCGTATCTTGCTAGATTCCCCTTTTATAATGGGACGAGAAACATGAGAGTTTTCGTTTTATAAGGAAACCTCATATATTCTCAATGTATTTTAATATGTTTCGATTTACCTTTTTTTCTTACTTACTTTCTTTTGGCACTTGTGGGGAACTTTAATTGTGGAAAATGTTTCTTCGACCATAATGAAAAAATATATCGAGATTCCAGCAAAAGCTGCTTCTACTACTTTAGTATATTCGATTACAAAACAGACTAATAAGGGCAACAGATGTCTTGTTATCGAAGTTCTTCTAGCCTTAAAGAAACCTTGAACCAAAGTTGCCTCTTcaaaatatcccaagaagaGTAAAGTGGGAGAGGTATTTcagatctttttttttcttcaaccACTATTTTAGTTTTCTTCTTTACTTTGAATACTTGCAACCTCTCTTTTAAATTAATGTTATGGTATATGAGTAAATCTTTATTGTTCGAGTATACCTCTAGGGGATCCACAGCTTGTATCTAAATTATAGAGTTTAACAGTCTACAAGATACGAGAAGTTATAAGAGGTACTTTGATAGTTgtccaatccaccaaaaataaaagaagaggtttttgaaattttaataatcaaaatcaaaaggaGAAAAACATTAGTACTATGTTGTTATTTGATGGAAATATTAAAAGTAATTAtaattttcaaagtaaaaagtCATTTAAGAAAAGTAAAACCACTGTAAATCTTGATCGATGTTTGGGATCTGTGATTTGCCCTTATCTGAGGAATGGTTAGACCCTTCCCTAAACTTTATTCTCCCCCAAacaaaaatttaagaaaaataaaatctcatttccaaaacgaaaattttctcTTGCATTTTAAAATACTCCGAAATAAAGGAGCCTACATATAAATCCGAACCTCAACTTCTCGTCGCCTAATTCTCGGAAATATTCCGAAGACTCTCAGGCAGTGAGCAAGCTCCCTTTGTCCCGGCAGTTGCCGGAAAGTTGTCGTCTCATTGTACGAACAGAACCGATTCTCTCGAACAAAACTACTAATTTCAATTCCAATAGCCTAGCATTCAACCCATCTTCTCCGCTTCTCTCACACCGATTCAATATCAACTCTTTCTTTTAGTCATTTTCTCAAACACTTGAACTTACTTTCTTAGAAATATAATCTTTCACAAACAATGTTCCGAAGGTGAGGACTTTGCATTTTATTAATCCTATGCCAAGGAATTCGTTAAATTCATTGCAGATTTTGTGTTTGATTTGTGTTCAAGGCATTTCGCGTTCTTCTTTGTGTGATTCTCGTTTTCCAGCTTCAGTGAATAGCAATTTTTCTGGGATTCTTATTGCAGGTCGATTTTGGAATTATCATCTCGTCGATCGGTTAGAAGAATCCCGAGGCCCGACATTTATCAGGCATGTAATTCAACTGACCTTTTATTGTTTTATAGTTTCTTTCGCCAGATTACTCATTATAGACTTTGCTTTCTTAAATTGCTCGCAAGACGCAATTCTCTTGAGTGTAGCATGTTTTTCTTGCAACCCCGTGCTGTTCTTAGTTGAATTTAGTTTATGGAACTTGAGATTATGGTTACGTATGTGTTATTTAGTGATATATGGCTTAGAGCTGTAGATCAATACCAATGTTGAATAGAAAGTCTGTGTATGTGCAAACGTGTTTTCTGGTTATCCTCGTGATCTGGGACATGCTTAATCACACTAATACCTAGTTACCGGCACATAATTCTATTGCAGCCAATACGGCCATTTCTTTCATTGAGGAAGGAGTTCTCAACCTCATCCCAGCAAAATGCATATACTAAAGCTGGCCCTGGTGGAAAACCACCCCAATCCACCAGTAATGTACCAAAAGTCCTCCTAGGGGGTGCTGTTGCAGCAGGTGCTGCTATGTTAGCGTACAGCTCGGGCTACTTGGACCAATTCATCTTTAAAGATGACGAGCGCTCCGCTAACTCAGCTAAGGCTGGGGTTGATCATAGTGATGTAAAGCAAACCATGTTTCTGGGGGAGCAAGTGACGGACACCATAAGTGAAGAGCCTGGAAAAGTAAAGGATGATTTGGAGCAGACTATGCAAAGGATAGAAACTCAGACAAATATTCCTCGTATTGAAGCTCAGCTGGAAGCTGAAACTCACACAGATCTTCCTCGTGTTGAAATCGAGCAGAAGGATGAACTTCATGGAGATCTCCCTCATGTCCAAGGTGAGGATAGGGTTGAATCACAAACTGATACTCATCATCATGAAGATGGCTCAATTGCTGTTCAGGAGAAAAAAGAACCAGGATTTTCTCAAAGTACAAACGCTGAACATGGTCCTGGCGCAATTGACTTAGAATCACAAGCCCACAGAGAGACTACAGAGGGAGTCCAAGTTGCCACAGTGGAAACTCAGGTGAAGTTAGTTACTGACAAGGATGAAACCAGAACAATGCCACAGCAGCATCTTGCTACAGAAGAGGGATCAAAGGTattgtgtgtgtatatatataaatgaaattgtTTCATGTTTATATAAAGAGTGACTTCTGGGAGCATTAGTGTTTCTTAAGAACTACCACAAACCATTTATTATACTTCCCAAAACATGAGCGCAAGAAATTACGACACTTTCTATTTTGGCATTGTGGTCTTTCTTTCACTGGTTGATGATATGCAAGTGTATTCAGTTGATTCTAAGTTGAGAAATGTCTTCTTTTCTTAATGGAACCAGGTAAAACAAATCAGTGTTATTTGCATCCCCACTTATGATGGAGTAGTAGACATCTTCCATACATATTATGAGAATGATGATGATTCCAGAATATTCTGTTTCTTTTGTATTATTCTCATTCCTAATGTTGATATATTGTTTTACACGGGTCTAAGCAAAAGTCTGTATGATTCTCTATTGCAGACTGCTTTAGGCAAAGGTACAGATGCAGATGTAGCAAGTTTGCTTGACACATACCATATTAAGGACATGGTTGTTGAGAGCACTATAGTAGAGGCCCCACAAAAAGAGGTCATTATAAGCATTGGCTTTTGCTACTTGTGCATGTTCctatgctatattgtaaacgaaAATATAATGCAATATTCAAACAAAGACTAAATTACTTTGAAATAATAGGCTTTTGCTAATGCTTCGGAGGAGGTGAATGATGGTTATGTACCTAAAGATGGAAAGTTGGTTATGGATTTTCTCCAAGCAATTCATGCAGCTGAAGAGAGGCAAGCTGAGTTAGATGCTCGTGTCTTTGCTGACGAGAGAAAAGCATTGAAGGTACGAGTATTACATAGGCCCTAAGAGATAAATTGCTTGTGTCATTAATGCATGATCTGTAGCTTTAATTACATTAATGCTTCCCTTGTATGACAAGGTTGCAAGGTGTTTTTAGTTTCACTAACCATTTCACTCACATTCAGGGCAAGTATGAAAAGGATTTGAGGGATTTAAGGGCGAGGGAACTCATGCGTGCAGAAGAAGCAGCAATACTTGATAAGGTTGTACCAAATCCTGCTGCTTACTCTTGATTATCCTGATGTACTTAATGGGTATACTGCAGAATGAGTATATCTCCCTGTATATGCACATTTTGCTGCTCTTCTGACCCATTTATACCACCTGCAACAACATTATCTGTTCAGGAATTAAAAAGAGAGAAATCAAAAGCAGCAGCTGCCATTGGAACACTTAAAGAAAAGATGGAAGAAAAACTGAGGACAGAACTTGAACAGAAGGTATGCATATCCTTTTCTTTATATAACAATTGTCATAGGCCCTATGCCAGAAAATGACAACTCATGAACTCATGTAGTTGTGCTACAAATGCAGGATAATGAAGCAGAAATGAACTTGAAAAAGTTTCAGGAGCTAGCAAAAGCAGAATTAGCTGCAGCAATTGCAAGTGAGAAGGCAGCACAGATTGAAAAAATTGCTGAAGCAAATCTCCATGTAAGATATCCTTTCAAGTCGTTGGAAATAAAAGTTATGGTTTAAGAGGCTGGAACCTTTTCTTTTTAATGGCTCAGAAAATTTCCCTCTTTTCTTTTATGAGCATAGAGAATAAGACCTCAAAGGTGATCTGAAGGGTCTGATTCTCTTTATTTAGTTATCAACAGCCAGTGCTTGGGAATATAACAGCTTAATAGATAAAACCAGCTAGTGTCAGTTCACTTCAAAGTGATGGTTTTGTGTCACTAGCTTCTGCACTCTACTAACTTACAGCCTATTTtatgagattaaaattatttcAATTAACCACTGATTTCTTTTGTGCTTTTGCTAATTTATGACAACAGTAGCTCAAGGTAGATTATTTACTTAGCAAGCGTAGCATTCTTGTAGTTATGTAATATAACACTAATCCATTTTGAGTGCAGTATACAAAGTAGCCTATTCAGTTATTTGCTTGAAGGAGCTCAATCTTAAACCTTAAATATGTTTTGTTGTTATTTGTCTATTAATCTCGCAATGGTTATGATTAAAATGCTTAATTCTTATTTTGCATTGTTTTTTATTTGCATAGACTTCTATTGAtcgagggcgagccttggcgcaacggtaaacgttgttgtcgtgtgaccaagaggtcacgggttcgagtcttaggagcggcctcttaccaaataaattggcaagggaaggcttgcgcCCAggacacccttgtggtgggacccctccccggaccctcgctcagtggggacgcgtagtgcgaccgggccgccctttttagaCTTCTATTGATCAATTGCTGATTAAAGTTGCAATTTGCTAGATACTGTGAAGTTTTTTAGTTTCAACTCTTATTGTTTTGTAGATCAATGCCTTGTGCATGGCATTTTATGCACGATCTGAAGAGGCTCGTCAGATTCATTCTGTTCACAAGCTTGCCCTGGtgaatttctctttttgttATAACATCCCACCTCTTAGTTGCTAAAAACTCTTAAAAGTATTTGTCTAGTTTACGTACTTATCAACGATTTTAGGTGTGACCAGCAAACTGATATCTTCTACATGTATCGCAGGGAGCACTTGCATTAGAAGATGCACTTTCCAAAGGACTTCCAATTTATCAAGAGCTAGAGGTTTTAAGCACCTACTTGGAAGGCATTGATAAAGACTCCCTTGTTCATTTGGTCTTATCAACCCTCCCTGAAGAAACTCGGTATCATGGCACAGACACTTTATTGCAATTGAATCAGAAGGCAAGTTACTCGAGGATCTTGTTAGAATATTTACTACTTGAAACAAAGTCTAGCTACTTTAGTATAGTTGACACATATGCTGGTTATTGGTAAAGGCACGGTCAAGTTGTTATCTATGTCTTTACTCTGATGAGGAGgtaaaaaattcaaattcaccACCAGACGCTAcctataaaaggaaaaaaaaaacctagATGTTGATTGTTTACTGTCGTTCCTGCAGATTGACTGCTGTAATCTATGTACCCTCTAGTTAAAATTTTATCTGCAGCAGTCCTTTAGCTTATTATGAGTTGATTTTTGAAATTTGTAGTTTCATGAAAAATACTTTCTGCACTAACTATAAGATGTTTGAATGTAAATGTTCCTATTGAAGAGAATGGTGAATCATTTCCATCTATAAGATTTCagatcattaaaattattttcttccTATTTTCGACTAACTATCATTACTTTTCATTTTCTGACAGTTCAATTCCTTGAAAGGGAGTTTGAGGCACTACGTTCTAATCCCTCCTGGTGGTGGTGGCAGCATATTGGCTCACACTATGGCGCAGATTGCTTCTTGGTTGAGGGTATGAAAATACGTTATTATTTTCTTAATCATTGTATATGTGGAGGCTTAAAATTTTGTTTGAGTTTTGTTCCTTTGGCTTTTGTGCAGTTTAAGGAAGTTGAGCCGTCTGGTGATGGGATAGAATCTATTATTAGTAGAGTTGAGACTTTCCTTGCTGAGGGAAAGCTTGCAGAAGCAGCTAATGCTCTTCAAGAAGGAGTGAGAGGGAGCAAGGCAGAGGAGATAGCAGGTGACTGGGTGAGCCGAGCAAGGAATAGAGCCATTACGGAACAAGCCCTAACTGTACTTCAGGCATATGCTGCCTGCATGAGCCTGACGCAATGATGCTTAGTATCATCGTCATTACTTTTGCGGTAGTAGCAGCATAAAATCAATTTAGCATTCAAGCTTCGCTGTAGTTTGTTGTTTTCCAACCATTATGCGCATAAGAAAAGATGAAAATGAGTTTCTTGTTGACCATCTCAACTTTATACAGAGTTTTGTCATTGG comes from the Euphorbia lathyris chromosome 5, ddEupLath1.1, whole genome shotgun sequence genome and includes:
- the LOC136229619 gene encoding MICOS complex subunit MIC60, mitochondrial, translated to MFRRSILELSSRRSVRRIPRPDIYQPIRPFLSLRKEFSTSSQQNAYTKAGPGGKPPQSTSNVPKVLLGGAVAAGAAMLAYSSGYLDQFIFKDDERSANSAKAGVDHSDVKQTMFLGEQVTDTISEEPGKVKDDLEQTMQRIETQTNIPRIEAQLEAETHTDLPRVEIEQKDELHGDLPHVQGEDRVESQTDTHHHEDGSIAVQEKKEPGFSQSTNAEHGPGAIDLESQAHRETTEGVQVATVETQVKLVTDKDETRTMPQQHLATEEGSKTALGKGTDADVASLLDTYHIKDMVVESTIVEAPQKEAFANASEEVNDGYVPKDGKLVMDFLQAIHAAEERQAELDARVFADERKALKGKYEKDLRDLRARELMRAEEAAILDKELKREKSKAAAAIGTLKEKMEEKLRTELEQKDNEAEMNLKKFQELAKAELAAAIASEKAAQIEKIAEANLHINALCMAFYARSEEARQIHSVHKLALGALALEDALSKGLPIYQELEVLSTYLEGIDKDSLVHLVLSTLPEETRYHGTDTLLQLNQKFNSLKGSLRHYVLIPPGGGGSILAHTMAQIASWLRFKEVEPSGDGIESIISRVETFLAEGKLAEAANALQEGVRGSKAEEIAGDWVSRARNRAITEQALTVLQAYAACMSLTQ